In Microbulbifer sp. GL-2, the following are encoded in one genomic region:
- the htpG gene encoding molecular chaperone HtpG, with translation MTVAAQKESHGFQTEAKQLLHLMIHSLYSNKEIFLRELVSNASDAADKLRFEALSKPELLSEDTDLRIRIEFDKDEGTLTITDNGIGMSRDEVIENLGTIARSGTSAFMQQLTGDQQKDAHLIGQFGVGFYSAFIVADKVEVFTRRAGVEADQGVHWECHGEAEYSVENVEWPQRGTRVVLHLKEDAKEYADGWRLRSIIKKYSDHIAIPVEMLKEEMPAAEEGEEPKEEKAPEFEAVNAAQALWTRPRSEVKSEEYKEFYKHISHDFDDPLIWSHNRVEGKQDYTSLLYIPARAPFDLYQRDAARGLKLYVQRTFIMDDAEQFLPLYLRFVKGVLDSNDLPLNVSREILQKDRNTDAIKSALTKRVLDMLDKLAKKDGDEYQKFWDLFGNVLKEGPAEDFSNKEKVAKLLRFATTHTDTDKQDQSLEDYIGRMKDGQKAIYYVCADNFATAKSSPYLEVFRKKGIEVLLLTDQVDEWFVGHMNEFDGKQFQDVAKGALDLGEAESDEDKAEREKVEKESGALVERVQEVLEERVESVRATTRLVDSPACLVVSEQDMGPQMRRILEQAGQALPDAKPIFELNPSHPLVQRLDQEQDEDRFADLTNILMDQANLAAGNQLADPADYVRRLNTLLLEMHG, from the coding sequence ATGACCGTTGCGGCCCAAAAAGAAAGCCATGGATTCCAGACGGAAGCCAAGCAGCTATTACACCTGATGATCCACTCGCTCTACTCCAACAAGGAGATTTTCCTGCGCGAGTTGGTTTCCAACGCTTCCGATGCTGCAGACAAGTTGCGCTTCGAAGCTTTGTCCAAGCCCGAGCTGCTGAGCGAGGACACCGACCTGCGCATTCGGATTGAATTCGACAAGGACGAGGGCACCCTGACCATTACCGATAACGGTATTGGCATGAGTCGCGATGAAGTTATCGAAAACCTCGGTACCATTGCCCGCTCAGGTACCTCTGCATTTATGCAACAGCTTACCGGTGACCAGCAAAAAGATGCGCACCTGATTGGTCAGTTTGGTGTGGGTTTCTACTCCGCATTTATTGTCGCCGACAAAGTAGAAGTATTTACCCGTCGTGCTGGTGTGGAAGCTGACCAGGGTGTGCACTGGGAATGTCACGGCGAAGCGGAATATTCCGTGGAAAATGTAGAGTGGCCCCAGCGCGGTACCCGCGTGGTGCTGCACTTGAAAGAAGATGCCAAAGAGTATGCCGATGGCTGGCGCTTGCGCTCCATTATTAAAAAGTACTCCGATCACATCGCCATTCCGGTGGAAATGCTGAAAGAGGAAATGCCGGCGGCAGAAGAGGGCGAGGAGCCGAAAGAAGAGAAAGCACCTGAATTTGAAGCGGTCAATGCCGCCCAGGCCCTGTGGACCCGCCCGCGCTCTGAGGTGAAATCCGAGGAGTACAAGGAATTCTACAAACATATCTCCCACGACTTCGACGACCCGTTGATTTGGAGCCACAACCGTGTAGAGGGCAAGCAGGATTACACCAGCCTGCTGTATATCCCCGCGCGTGCTCCGTTTGACCTGTATCAGCGCGATGCGGCCCGCGGCCTCAAGCTCTATGTACAGCGCACCTTTATCATGGATGACGCCGAGCAGTTCCTGCCGCTGTATCTGCGCTTTGTGAAGGGAGTGCTGGATTCCAACGACCTGCCGCTGAACGTATCCCGTGAAATCCTGCAGAAGGATCGCAATACTGATGCGATCAAGAGCGCCCTGACCAAGCGCGTTCTGGATATGCTGGACAAGCTGGCGAAAAAGGATGGCGACGAGTACCAAAAATTCTGGGATCTGTTCGGCAATGTACTGAAAGAAGGTCCGGCAGAAGACTTTTCCAACAAGGAAAAAGTGGCCAAGCTGCTGCGCTTTGCAACCACCCACACTGATACTGACAAGCAGGATCAGTCCCTGGAAGATTATATCGGGCGCATGAAAGATGGCCAAAAGGCGATCTACTATGTTTGCGCTGATAACTTTGCCACCGCAAAATCCAGCCCTTACCTGGAAGTTTTCCGCAAGAAGGGTATTGAGGTTCTGCTGCTCACCGACCAGGTGGATGAGTGGTTCGTAGGCCATATGAACGAATTCGATGGCAAACAGTTCCAGGACGTGGCCAAGGGCGCGCTGGACCTGGGTGAAGCCGAAAGCGATGAGGACAAGGCCGAGCGCGAAAAGGTTGAGAAGGAGTCCGGTGCCCTGGTTGAACGGGTACAGGAAGTACTAGAAGAGCGCGTTGAGTCTGTGCGCGCGACCACTCGCCTGGTGGATTCTCCTGCATGTCTGGTCGTGAGCGAACAGGATATGGGCCCGCAGATGCGCCGTATTCTGGAGCAGGCTGGCCAAGCCCTGCCGGATGCCAAGCCTATCTTTGAGCTGAACCCGTCTCACCCGCTGGTACAGCGTCTGGATCAGGAACAGGATGAGGATCGCTTCGCGGACCTCACCAATATCCTGATGGACCAGGCCAACCTGGCTGCGGGCAACCAGCTGGCAGATCCGGCCGACTATGTGCGCCGCCTGAATACGCTGCTGCTGGAAATGCACGGCTAA
- the sixA gene encoding phosphohistidine phosphatase SixA codes for MQLFILRHGKAEPMLGNDAARALTERGRRQVAQVCRKRSKELSAVRAIWASPFVRTQQTADIVSAHLGLPIVTEPLLIGDSDPQQLLDLLQQQDNFPILLVSHQPLVGSLLNGLCGSGNAHPMGTSSLACVSSEVWAKGCADLDWLQHPE; via the coding sequence ATGCAATTGTTTATCCTGCGCCACGGTAAGGCTGAGCCCATGCTCGGCAACGACGCGGCCCGCGCCCTCACAGAGCGTGGGCGCAGACAGGTGGCGCAGGTATGCAGAAAGCGTTCGAAAGAGTTGTCGGCTGTGCGTGCCATATGGGCCAGCCCCTTTGTGCGCACCCAACAAACAGCCGATATTGTCTCTGCTCACCTGGGCCTGCCCATAGTGACCGAACCGTTGTTAATCGGGGACAGTGACCCCCAGCAATTACTTGATCTTCTGCAGCAGCAGGATAACTTCCCCATTTTGCTGGTAAGTCACCAGCCACTGGTAGGCAGTCTGCTGAATGGACTGTGCGGTAGTGGTAATGCGCACCCTATGGGCACTTCGAGCCTTGCCTGTGTCAGTTCTGAAGTTTGGGCCAAGGGCTGCGCGGATCTGGACTGGCTGCAGCACCCCGAGTAA
- a CDS encoding serine hydrolase, which yields MRPAILLNIVYHLRAGKACIFLSTLLLCGLALPARAVDIDARAKAFDRYFRHMMAGKSIPGGAYVIVDGNRVVAMDTYGVRIRGKAGKVDSDTVFRLASVSKTFAASMATILEHEDRFSWNDKVVNFVPDLSFKTSSLSRQLQVEHLLSHSSGLTPNAYDNYLEDNKPLSKILPKFANIDPRCTPGKCYGYQNVLFSLIEDVIFGATGVSFASQLKKRIFVPLKMQNASVGWESFMASDNRAAPHVQTGSGWRPVKVEKEYYFAAPAAGVNASISDMAQWLKAQMGYYPKVLSPEVIEDMTTERVATQRHMRHRIWRDYLSHAGYGLGWRLYTIGDDRIIYHGGWVAGFRAAVAYSEKLKIGIAILMNAESRVISDLTANFVIDITGKGTPVTVKASGDR from the coding sequence ATGAGACCTGCAATTCTTTTAAATATCGTCTATCACCTACGTGCCGGGAAGGCGTGTATTTTCCTCTCAACACTGCTTCTGTGTGGGCTGGCTCTGCCTGCGCGGGCGGTAGATATTGACGCCAGGGCCAAGGCTTTTGACCGCTACTTCCGGCACATGATGGCGGGCAAGTCAATTCCTGGTGGCGCCTATGTAATCGTCGATGGCAACCGGGTGGTCGCCATGGATACCTATGGTGTGCGGATCAGAGGTAAGGCCGGCAAGGTGGATAGTGACACGGTGTTCCGCCTGGCCTCGGTGTCGAAAACCTTTGCTGCGAGTATGGCCACCATTCTGGAGCATGAGGATCGCTTCAGTTGGAATGACAAAGTGGTCAATTTTGTGCCGGATCTGAGCTTCAAGACTTCATCCCTGTCGCGACAGCTACAGGTGGAGCATTTACTCAGTCACTCCTCAGGCCTGACCCCCAACGCCTACGATAACTACCTTGAGGACAACAAGCCGCTGAGTAAGATATTGCCGAAATTCGCCAATATTGACCCGCGCTGCACTCCAGGGAAGTGTTATGGCTACCAGAATGTCTTGTTCAGCCTGATTGAGGATGTGATTTTTGGGGCTACCGGCGTCTCCTTCGCCAGTCAGCTGAAAAAACGCATCTTCGTGCCGTTGAAAATGCAGAATGCCTCGGTGGGTTGGGAGAGCTTTATGGCCTCTGACAACCGCGCCGCGCCCCATGTGCAGACGGGCAGCGGTTGGCGCCCGGTGAAAGTTGAGAAAGAGTATTACTTCGCCGCACCGGCGGCAGGGGTAAACGCGAGTATCTCCGATATGGCCCAGTGGCTGAAAGCGCAGATGGGTTACTACCCGAAAGTGCTGTCCCCGGAGGTGATTGAGGATATGACCACTGAGCGGGTGGCAACCCAGCGTCATATGCGCCATCGCATTTGGCGGGACTACCTGTCCCATGCCGGTTATGGTTTGGGCTGGCGCCTGTACACCATTGGCGATGATCGCATTATCTATCACGGTGGCTGGGTGGCAGGCTTTCGCGCGGCGGTGGCCTATTCGGAGAAATTGAAGATCGGTATCGCCATCCTGATGAACGCGGAGTCCCGTGTAATCTCAGATTTGACCGCAAACTTTGTGATCGATATTACCGGCAAGGGTACCCCTGTCACCGTCAAGGCCAGCGGGGATCGTTGA
- a CDS encoding ATP-binding protein encodes MMQFLRDAFYRRLALLLLCSFIAVGVLFLLLMGYLVSAYQNEVAQNLHRDLARHLVEENTLFIEGAPDKEGLYHLFHDLMVLGPNFEFYLLSPQGEILAYSADPEQIKRQFIDTRPIRSFLDNPTEIQRTIYGPDPRDHERLKAFSAAPVEQGGQLKGYMYVIIGSEVFDDVVQGVWQNHLLRWVVVVFLGGLVLSLIASLWVFALLTRPLRQLTRDMQHFRAVGLQQELSPTPWDTNANDVVHRLGSAFNELSASLREQYQRIKTVDEMRRELLTHISHDLRTPLSSLRGYLETWLIKREELHPDDSRHYVETAYRNSKKVNRLVEQLFELACLESADVPMNIERVVLAELIQDVLQKFTLKAHEQCVHMDVSPRDSSIVVHGDIEKLERVFSNLVENALRHCGSGDEVIVHLRPQGDQVLVSVKDSGIGIPVDDLPHIFDAHYRAANSVHDSSGQGGLGLAITKRLLALHQADIYVHSTENCGTAFEFQLNRS; translated from the coding sequence ATGATGCAATTCCTGCGTGACGCTTTCTATCGCCGCCTGGCTTTATTGCTGTTGTGCAGCTTTATTGCTGTGGGCGTGCTGTTTTTACTCCTGATGGGCTATCTGGTCAGTGCTTATCAAAACGAAGTGGCGCAGAACCTGCACCGCGACCTCGCTCGCCACCTGGTTGAAGAAAATACATTATTTATCGAAGGCGCGCCGGATAAAGAGGGACTCTATCACCTGTTTCACGATTTGATGGTGTTGGGTCCAAACTTCGAATTTTATCTGCTGAGTCCTCAGGGGGAGATCCTCGCCTATTCCGCTGATCCGGAACAGATAAAACGCCAGTTTATTGATACTAGGCCTATTCGTTCTTTTCTCGATAATCCCACGGAAATTCAGCGCACGATATACGGCCCAGACCCTCGCGACCACGAGCGACTGAAAGCCTTTTCCGCCGCTCCAGTAGAGCAGGGGGGGCAGTTAAAGGGATATATGTATGTGATTATCGGTAGCGAAGTGTTCGACGATGTGGTCCAGGGAGTTTGGCAGAATCATCTCTTACGCTGGGTAGTGGTGGTTTTTCTCGGCGGCCTGGTACTTAGTTTGATCGCATCTTTGTGGGTATTTGCCCTGCTCACCCGGCCGCTGAGACAGCTTACTCGGGATATGCAACATTTTCGCGCCGTGGGCCTGCAACAGGAATTGTCACCAACCCCCTGGGATACCAATGCGAATGATGTGGTCCACCGTCTCGGCAGTGCCTTCAACGAACTGTCCGCCTCACTGCGGGAGCAGTATCAGAGAATAAAAACTGTCGACGAAATGCGCCGTGAATTACTAACTCACATCTCTCACGATTTACGTACTCCACTCTCATCTTTGCGAGGCTACCTGGAAACCTGGCTGATCAAGCGCGAGGAGCTGCACCCGGATGACAGTCGACACTATGTGGAAACGGCTTACCGCAACAGTAAGAAAGTGAACCGGCTGGTGGAGCAGTTATTCGAGCTGGCGTGCCTGGAAAGCGCCGATGTGCCGATGAATATTGAGCGTGTTGTGTTAGCGGAATTGATACAGGACGTACTACAAAAATTTACCTTAAAAGCGCACGAACAATGTGTGCACATGGATGTAAGCCCCCGAGATTCAAGCATCGTAGTACACGGCGATATTGAAAAACTGGAAAGGGTATTTTCCAACCTGGTAGAAAACGCCCTGCGGCACTGTGGCTCCGGTGATGAGGTCATCGTGCACTTGCGGCCGCAGGGTGATCAGGTCTTGGTGAGTGTGAAAGACAGCGGTATTGGAATTCCTGTAGATGATCTGCCGCATATTTTCGATGCCCATTACAGGGCTGCTAATAGTGTGCACGACAGCAGCGGGCAGGGCGGCCTGGGGCTTGCGATTACCAAAAGGCTGTTGGCTCTGCACCAAGCTGATATTTATGTGCACAGTACAGAAAACTGTGGCACTGCCTTTGAGTTCCAATTGAACCGTAGCTGA
- the prmB gene encoding 50S ribosomal protein L3 N(5)-glutamine methyltransferase, with protein MIERRESSLHELTTVLDYIRWGTSRFHEAGLWYGHGTDNAWDEAVLLVTHALHLPPYSKPEILQARLTMEERRDVLTLLERRFTERVPAAYLTNEAHFCDMTFYVDDRVLVPRSPIGEMIRHNFQPWLNVEPLAILDLCCGSGCIGIACAEAFPEARVDLSDISEGAIEVAQININRHDLNERVRAVQSDLFAGLQGFSYELIVCNPPYVDARDLAEMPEEYRAEPDIALGSGDDGLDFTRRLLCEAANHLQPEGLLICEVGNSWEALEQAFPEVPFMWPEFEDGGHGVFVISREELLAYQPYFEKE; from the coding sequence ATGATAGAAAGGCGTGAATCCAGCCTGCACGAGCTGACCACGGTTTTGGACTACATTCGCTGGGGAACCAGCCGGTTCCACGAGGCTGGCCTCTGGTACGGCCATGGCACCGACAATGCCTGGGACGAGGCGGTACTGCTTGTTACCCATGCGCTGCACCTGCCGCCCTACAGCAAGCCTGAGATATTACAGGCCCGCCTGACCATGGAGGAGCGTCGCGACGTACTCACCTTACTGGAGCGGCGGTTTACCGAGCGGGTACCGGCTGCCTACCTGACCAATGAGGCGCATTTCTGCGATATGACATTCTATGTGGATGATCGGGTACTGGTCCCCCGATCACCTATTGGAGAAATGATTCGTCATAATTTCCAGCCCTGGCTCAATGTGGAGCCCCTGGCGATCCTGGACCTGTGTTGCGGCAGTGGTTGTATCGGTATTGCCTGCGCCGAGGCCTTTCCCGAGGCACGCGTGGACCTCAGTGATATCTCCGAGGGTGCCATTGAAGTGGCGCAAATCAATATCAACCGCCACGACCTCAATGAGCGGGTGCGCGCGGTACAGTCGGATCTCTTCGCTGGACTCCAGGGGTTTAGCTATGAGCTGATTGTCTGCAACCCACCTTATGTGGATGCCCGTGATTTAGCAGAGATGCCTGAAGAGTACCGGGCTGAGCCCGATATTGCCCTGGGCTCGGGGGATGATGGTCTCGACTTTACCCGCCGTCTGCTGTGTGAAGCTGCCAATCACCTGCAACCGGAAGGTCTGCTAATTTGTGAAGTGGGTAATAGCTGGGAAGCGCTGGAGCAAGCCTTCCCGGAAGTACCTTTTATGTGGCCTGAGTTTGAAGATGGAGGCCACGGAGTCTTCGTCATCAGCCGCGAAGAGTTGCTCGCTTACCAACCTTACTTTGAAAAAGAGTAA
- a CDS encoding alpha/beta fold hydrolase translates to MKQSDPNEIVLEFDSKSIAARQWGDASGEPVLALHGWLDNCASFDRLAPLLEGINLVALDMAGHGRSYHRSSHANYNIWEEAEDIIGVSEALGWRNFSLLAHSRGAIASVITAGAFPNRVKRLALIDGLVPPATKDADSPDILAKAIAQRARYRYRKAKIYPTFEGAVEARMNGLFPLSEWAARVLTERGTNPAEGGFTWSNDPQLMAASTAKLNEVQIRAFLSRLNMPVRLVLAEGGITNMIKKLRPILAGFENIEVREMPGGHHLHMEDGAEGIAEWFGPFLRGEAC, encoded by the coding sequence ATGAAGCAAAGTGACCCCAACGAGATTGTTCTCGAATTTGACAGTAAAAGCATTGCCGCGCGGCAGTGGGGGGATGCCTCTGGTGAGCCGGTACTGGCCTTGCACGGTTGGTTGGATAACTGTGCCAGTTTCGATCGTCTGGCGCCGCTGCTTGAAGGTATTAATCTGGTTGCCCTGGATATGGCGGGCCACGGCCGCAGTTACCACCGTTCTTCTCATGCGAATTACAATATTTGGGAGGAGGCGGAGGATATTATCGGTGTTTCGGAAGCTCTGGGTTGGCGGAATTTCTCCCTGCTCGCGCATTCCCGAGGTGCTATTGCGAGTGTGATTACCGCCGGCGCTTTCCCTAACAGGGTGAAACGTCTAGCACTGATTGATGGCCTGGTACCTCCGGCCACAAAGGACGCAGACTCCCCGGATATTCTCGCCAAGGCCATAGCTCAGCGCGCTCGTTACAGGTATCGCAAGGCAAAGATATATCCCACTTTTGAAGGGGCCGTAGAGGCCCGTATGAACGGTCTCTTTCCCCTGTCTGAATGGGCTGCGCGGGTATTAACCGAGCGGGGTACCAATCCGGCAGAGGGGGGCTTTACCTGGAGCAATGACCCGCAACTGATGGCAGCCTCCACCGCCAAACTCAATGAGGTGCAGATCCGGGCTTTTCTGTCGCGCCTCAACATGCCAGTGCGACTGGTTCTGGCAGAGGGGGGAATTACCAACATGATTAAGAAGCTGCGCCCAATCCTGGCGGGATTTGAAAATATTGAAGTGCGGGAAATGCCGGGAGGTCACCATTTGCACATGGAGGACGGGGCCGAGGGAATTGCGGAGTGGTTTGGCCCTTTCCTGCGCGGTGAGGCCTGCTAG
- a CDS encoding NAD(P)H-dependent glycerol-3-phosphate dehydrogenase: MQKETSNPLSIAVLGGGSFGTAIANIVAGNGHDTRQWMRDSESAEACRETRENSKYLPGVALHPELCISSDLQEAVQGCDIVFVAIPSKSFREVVRRVAPLLKPGTMLISTTKGIEHDNFHLMSDILREETNGMRVGVLSGPNFAKEIVAGHYTATVVASEDETLCKSIQSALHSETFRVYSSNDVFGVELAGALKNIYAIVTGMAAALDRGQNTISLLITRSLAEMMRFAEAMGADPMTFIGLAGVGDLILTCSSDLSRNYRVGYLVGKGKPLDRAVAEIGQVAEGVNTVRLIKQKADEMGVYMPLVSAIHAILFEERPIPEVIRNLMSGAQTFDVAYSAKP; encoded by the coding sequence ATGCAAAAGGAAACTTCCAACCCCCTCTCCATAGCCGTATTGGGCGGCGGCAGTTTCGGGACGGCGATTGCCAATATTGTGGCGGGCAATGGTCATGATACCCGCCAGTGGATGCGGGATTCGGAGAGCGCTGAAGCTTGCCGGGAAACACGTGAGAACAGTAAATACCTGCCCGGTGTCGCCCTGCATCCAGAGCTTTGTATCAGCAGTGACCTGCAGGAGGCCGTGCAGGGCTGCGATATTGTGTTTGTCGCTATTCCCAGTAAATCATTCCGTGAAGTGGTGCGCCGTGTGGCACCTTTGCTGAAGCCGGGTACCATGTTGATTTCCACAACCAAGGGAATTGAACACGATAATTTCCACCTGATGAGCGATATTCTGCGCGAGGAAACCAATGGCATGCGCGTGGGGGTACTGAGTGGGCCCAACTTTGCCAAGGAAATTGTTGCGGGCCACTATACTGCGACGGTGGTCGCCAGCGAAGATGAAACGCTGTGCAAGAGTATCCAGTCGGCCCTGCACTCGGAGACCTTCCGGGTTTATTCCAGTAATGACGTTTTTGGAGTGGAGCTGGCCGGCGCCCTGAAAAATATTTACGCGATAGTAACCGGTATGGCTGCGGCCCTGGATCGTGGGCAAAACACGATCAGTTTATTGATTACCCGCTCCCTGGCCGAAATGATGCGTTTTGCCGAGGCCATGGGTGCAGATCCCATGACATTTATCGGTCTCGCCGGTGTTGGAGACCTGATTCTGACCTGCTCCTCAGACCTGAGCCGCAATTACCGGGTGGGTTATTTGGTGGGTAAAGGCAAACCGTTGGATCGTGCTGTCGCAGAAATCGGTCAAGTGGCCGAGGGTGTGAATACTGTTCGACTGATAAAACAGAAAGCCGACGAAATGGGCGTCTACATGCCCTTGGTTTCCGCGATTCACGCCATATTATTTGAAGAGCGGCCGATTCCAGAGGTAATTCGCAATTTAATGTCGGGCGCGCAAACATTTGATGTGGCCTACTCGGCCAAGCCTTGA
- the folE gene encoding GTP cyclohydrolase I FolE, translating into MNEHYARIIEAIGEDPQRPGLKDTPERAAKAMEYLTRGYRQTVEDVVNDALFPSDCSEMVLVKDIELYSLCEHHLLPFIGRAHVAYIPNGKVVGLSKVARIVDMFARRLQIQEQLTVEIAETLLNVTGAAGVGVIIEAKHMCMMMRGVEKQNSVMKTSAMLGTFRSNQATRNEFLSLLRQ; encoded by the coding sequence ATGAACGAACACTACGCGCGAATTATTGAAGCAATCGGCGAAGATCCGCAACGCCCAGGACTCAAAGATACCCCTGAGCGCGCCGCCAAAGCCATGGAATACCTGACACGCGGTTACAGGCAGACCGTGGAAGACGTGGTCAACGATGCGCTCTTCCCCTCCGACTGCAGCGAGATGGTCCTGGTTAAGGATATCGAACTCTACTCCCTGTGCGAGCATCACCTGCTGCCATTTATCGGCCGCGCCCATGTAGCCTATATTCCCAATGGCAAGGTTGTTGGCCTGTCCAAGGTAGCGCGCATTGTCGATATGTTTGCGCGCCGCCTGCAGATCCAGGAGCAGCTCACTGTCGAGATCGCCGAGACCTTGCTAAACGTCACTGGAGCCGCTGGGGTAGGCGTTATCATTGAAGCCAAACACATGTGTATGATGATGCGCGGCGTGGAAAAGCAAAACTCAGTGATGAAGACTTCGGCCATGCTCGGCACCTTCCGCAGCAACCAGGCCACGCGCAACGAGTTCCTTTCCCTGCTTCGCCAGTAA
- a CDS encoding 5-carboxymethyl-2-hydroxymuconate Delta-isomerase: protein MPHLIIEYAKNLEDRISVAALVSSAQEAMNRSGLFASHNIKTRAKAYEQFIAGDKGSSFIHAEIRLLEGRSSREREALSSAVFNCLCQFADGVPAVSVEVREMDASCYSKRVPF from the coding sequence ATGCCTCACCTGATCATAGAGTATGCAAAAAACCTGGAAGACAGGATCTCCGTTGCAGCGCTGGTCAGCTCGGCGCAGGAAGCGATGAACCGCTCCGGGCTGTTCGCCTCGCACAACATTAAGACCCGGGCCAAAGCCTACGAACAGTTTATTGCCGGCGACAAAGGCAGCAGCTTTATCCACGCTGAAATCCGCTTGCTGGAAGGCCGCAGTTCCAGGGAGCGGGAAGCGCTAAGTTCGGCGGTATTCAACTGCCTATGCCAGTTTGCCGACGGCGTACCCGCTGTCTCGGTAGAGGTACGGGAAATGGACGCCAGCTGCTACTCCAAGCGAGTGCCCTTCTAG
- a CDS encoding peroxiredoxin produces the protein MAVLVGKPAPDFTAAAVLGNGEIVDTFNLKEAIKGKKAVVFFYPLDFTFVCPSELIAFDHRFAEFEKRGVEVIGVSIDSQFSHNAWRNTSVNDGGIGPVKYTLVADVKHEICQAYDVEADAGVAFRGSFLIDEEGNVRHQVVNDLPLGRNVDEMLRMVDALAFHQEHGEVCPAGWQEGDKGMNASPEGVAAYLSENAEKL, from the coding sequence ATGGCAGTTCTGGTAGGCAAGCCGGCTCCGGATTTCACCGCTGCAGCGGTATTGGGTAACGGCGAAATCGTCGATACTTTTAACCTGAAAGAAGCGATCAAAGGTAAGAAGGCGGTAGTTTTCTTCTACCCACTGGACTTCACCTTCGTATGTCCTTCTGAGTTGATCGCTTTCGATCACCGCTTCGCTGAGTTTGAGAAGCGCGGTGTTGAGGTGATCGGTGTTTCCATCGATTCGCAGTTCTCTCACAACGCATGGCGCAACACTTCCGTCAATGACGGTGGTATTGGCCCGGTTAAGTACACCCTGGTTGCAGACGTTAAGCACGAAATCTGCCAGGCATACGACGTTGAAGCTGACGCTGGTGTCGCTTTCCGCGGTTCCTTCCTGATCGACGAAGAAGGTAATGTTCGCCATCAGGTAGTCAATGACCTGCCGCTGGGTCGTAACGTTGATGAGATGCTGCGTATGGTTGACGCCCTGGCGTTCCACCAGGAGCACGGTGAAGTTTGCCCCGCCGGCTGGCAGGAAGGCGACAAAGGTATGAATGCTTCTCCTGAAGGTGTAGCGGCGTACCTGAGCGAGAATGCTGAAAAGCTGTAA
- a CDS encoding bacterioferritin-associated ferredoxin, with translation MYVCICKGITDRQIKEAVYDGSTSVKALRRQLGVSSQCGRCAEQTKEIIDETMSGGMITSGNNGLFYSAN, from the coding sequence ATGTATGTATGTATCTGTAAAGGTATAACCGACCGCCAAATCAAAGAGGCAGTCTATGATGGCTCCACTTCTGTCAAGGCATTGAGGCGCCAGCTGGGAGTTTCCTCCCAATGTGGTCGCTGTGCGGAGCAGACCAAGGAGATCATCGACGAGACCATGAGTGGAGGCATGATTACCTCAGGCAACAATGGCCTGTTTTACTCTGCCAACTGA
- a CDS encoding DUF4389 domain-containing protein yields the protein MKNDELKRNLTSGNQWVRLIYMVLFAICLQLAGWVLLAVVVLQFLFSIIGGKSNDNLRRFGDQLASYIYQAVQFLIYNSDEKPFPFAEWPESDVEDLSGYEGAEEVSAEVVSTEEKAASVKKSESKKEEVEDAIILGSDEPSDDNKPELVEESADETAASFTDKKPESDERNDKN from the coding sequence ATGAAAAATGATGAACTTAAACGCAACCTGACTTCCGGTAACCAGTGGGTGCGATTGATCTACATGGTGCTGTTTGCCATCTGCTTACAGTTGGCTGGCTGGGTGTTGCTGGCTGTGGTAGTGCTGCAATTCCTGTTTTCGATTATTGGTGGCAAGTCCAATGATAACCTGCGTCGTTTCGGCGACCAGCTCGCCTCCTATATCTACCAGGCCGTGCAATTCCTGATTTACAACTCCGACGAAAAGCCTTTCCCCTTTGCCGAGTGGCCAGAGTCAGACGTAGAAGATCTCTCCGGTTATGAAGGTGCCGAAGAAGTATCTGCGGAAGTGGTTTCAACTGAGGAAAAAGCGGCGTCGGTGAAAAAATCTGAGTCAAAAAAGGAAGAGGTTGAGGATGCCATAATCCTCGGTAGTGATGAGCCGTCCGATGACAACAAGCCCGAGTTGGTCGAGGAGAGTGCAGATGAGACTGCGGCTTCTTTTACCGATAAAAAGCCCGAATCCGACGAACGCAATGATAAAAATTAG